From the Endozoicomonas sp. Mp262 genome, the window TCATTAAATGATATTTTGAAGGCATCAGACGGTTTTCTTGAAGGCAAGCATAACTATATCCAGGCACTTTTTCCCAATTTCGAAGAAGGACAGGCACCAGCCCCCCTTCTCAACGCCCAGCTCATACAGCTACTGACATCTGATTCCTATAAACCTCATTTAAAAACCTATATTGATGATGTTTTGGTGAAAAAAATGCTCCCCTTTTGGGGTATTGAGCAAGCCAATCTCGACAAATCTAAAATGGTCACTGATTTTGAACAGTGCCGATGGCAAGTCAAGGATTATAAAAAGGCTGGAAAATGGATAGGCGCATTTGATCACAACCATAATCGAATCAGTCGCGTTTTAATCTTTTTAGAGGCTCTGGGGTACGATCATTACGCCCAGCGGCTTTCAAAATTTCTACAGAATGAACGAATTAACAATGGTTACACCGAAAATCAATACTGGAACAAACCCTATGGTGAGCCTGCGTCGCACACAGCCCCCCAAAAAAAGCCAGCGCCGGCTGGCAAAAATTTTAAACTACCACCTATCCCGCCTGTTAAAGGCAATTTTCAGCCAAAGCAGGCACAAAAAGCAGAACGACATGAATCAAGAGACACTCAAAAAATAAAAAAGATATATGCGAGTAAAAAACCCTGTTCCACTTCCTGCGAACTGGAGGTATGGAAAAATACAGGAGGAGCAGGAACGGCAGCTTATCTATTGGAAACAGACCCTTCATTTGATCTTGCCAAAGGCCATAAAGTCGGCACAGTTGTTGCTGCTAACCATGGCCTTCCACTAGGGAGCCTATCCGCTTCGGATAAACTTCACCATACAGTAACCGAAAATGATCTAACCAAGAAAACACAAGAAGAAGCGGTTGCGGCTAACTGGCTGGTGACAAGTTGTGGTGTACATCGAGGAAAACAAGAAACTCTTTTCAAAAAAACTGTCTGTAAACAATGGGGTTTAAAAATTCCTCCAGGCCAAGGTAAAACCGATACTAAAACCATTCAAAAGATTGATTATACCCAATCAACAAACCCCGAAGATTACAGTGATTCCTGGGTTGTGGAAGATGCTTGCCTATCTGCTAATGCCAAGCACCATTTAATCCAGGGTACTGAATGCTCCACTAACCTGATATTCAGCGCAGGCCCTAACGCCAATCAAGGCGCGGGCAAATCTGATGGTTCAATGCAACGAACCTTAAACAAAAAATCAATTGATAATTACCCGCACTTTCGAAAATGTGTCGAGTGTACTTTGAGAGCTGCACTGGATGCAGCAGCGGCATCGGGTAGCAGCCATGTACTTATGGCAAAGATAAGCTGTGGCGTTTATGCCCAACCAAAATTTCAACAACAAATAGAGCAAGATCTTCAGCAAATCATTAATGATGTCCTTGATGAACCAGTTGGCCCAAATCAAAGGAAAAGAAGAAGTTACTTTGTTAAAGTCGTTGTATCAGATATTGATAAAAAACCACCAAAACAAACACAAACTAAAGTGACAGACTACACCTATTACTTAAATACTTACCCTTATAGCAAATATAAAGATCAGGGGTTCTGTTTCTATCACAGTGATGCCCCTAATTATGTATTAGCTAATTTTTCACGGGCTCCTGTACAGATAGATGGATACACATGGGCAACGACAGAGCACTACTTCCAGGCCAGTAAGTTTCATGAAGGCAGCGAGCCATGGCTACATATTCTGAATAGCACAGAACCTGGCGAGGCTTTAGAGTATGCCAATAAGGAAGAAAACAGTAAATATTGGAAATATTCCTATGCAGATTGGAATAAAATCAAGGATAAAGTGATGCTAAAGGCCCTGAGAGCTAAAGTCCAGCAGGTCCCGGCAGCGCGTAAAGCGCTAATCAAGTCAGGAAACCAGCCTATTTTTGAAACATCACCTCATGATAGCTACTGGGGTACCAAACCCGAAGATGGCAAGGACGGTCAAAACCGCCTTGGTGCTTTATGGATGCAAGTCCGGGATGAAATGCTGGCTGGACTCCTGTAACGGTCCGGTTTTCAAACGGGTTGTGGTGTAGCCCGGATATTTAATCAACATACGGGCTACATCGTTTACCGTTAAACCGCTTTATCGGTCGCCAGTGTTCCCTCTTTCCGCAGACGCTCTTCCTCTTCCTCCTGGGTTTCAGGGAACTCATCCTCAACAAGCGGAACCACTTCATCAATACTGAACATCAGGGTTGAAGGCACTGAGTGATTCGGTACATCGTCATAGCTAAAAACCGAGTAATACTTTGGAATATTGGGATTACCAAAATCATCATAGGTGTATTCATCCGGTCCACCGTAAAGCTTTACCCCATCCAACGGTGAGCGAGGGGGATGGAAACGGTTACGCACCACATAACAGCCTACAAAATCAGCATCTTCCGGATTTTTCCAGGTCAGCTTGACTTTATCTTTATCAATAACAGCAGATAAATCCGTCGGTGGAAGCAATGCCTGTTTGCGCCGCTCAATGTATTTAATCACCAACTGAGCCTGATAGGCATCACCTTCCCCGTGCCAGTCAATAATGGCACTGCTTTCTTTAGAGGGTGTGGTTGGCCTGACAACCAAATAAACCGGTTTATCCTGACCATGCAGTTCCTCTAGTATGGCCCGACAGTAACTATCAAACATAAAGTTATGACTGGCATTTTCCCTCAGCTGGGCATTGCTCACCTCATAGCCCACATACTCAATTTGCTGGCGACTTTGCACACTGTGATAATCCAGCTCTTCCAGTTCTGCCAGTTCAATGGTAAAGCGAATATCCTTCTGGGTCTTTAGCTGGTTTTTTGCCCTTAGTTGCACATAGGCTGAAGTAATGACTGTCCGCTCCGGATCAGGCAGGGTTTCCAGATTAAAGCACAGGTGGCCGTACACCTTTTCCCCTTTTTTATCAAAACCGGATTTCAACTTGCCTGGCAACACATCCTTTCTGTTAATAGTGTGAATGGCTGAAGGCTCAAGGTTCAGTTGCTGGCTGGAACGGGTATAGATGATTTCAAGATTAGGCCGATAATGTATTCCACCACCAAATCGACCATAACCAATATCAAACTGCATCATCTGGGAGTCATGTCCCAAAGGCAAATGATCAGGGCCTTCAACCCGGAATATCACCCGGCCCCGATCAATTTGCTTCTGCATAATACGACGCTCAACCTCGGTAAACAGCCACTCGGACCAGATACCCTGAGTTAAGCGATCGGACTCAATGGCATCACCCAGTGTTTGCACAACAGTGGCATTGGCAATCTGGTCATAGCTGGTGATGTCATTTATTTCACTGGCATCGAGAATGGAAATAGACCACTCGCCATATTTTTCAATCTTGGCATTAACCCGATTCATGGGGTACAGGGAAAACGCTGCCTTTTTTATTTTGGTGTCTACAGGAAAGTGATCAAGATTGAAGGCAATCACGCCATAACAACAGCCTTTGTTGCGATTAACGCCAACAAACAACGAGTTATAGCCAAAATGGCCGGTATTTAATGCGCCTGTCTTTTCTCCCACATACCCCACATCCCGCTTGGCTGGAAAAATAGTATGCAAAAACTCATCATGAGATAGCGTCGTGCGAAACTTCAACACCGGAGCAAAAGGAGACTTAATACCTGTAACACGGTCTACAGCGCGAATATGGTAAAAGTAACGCTGTCCACTCTTTAACTGCACATCGCTATAAGTCGTTGATCGTGTAATAGCAATACGGCTATCTTCTGAACAGGGGCTTTTAGCCTGCTCACTGCGATAAATCTCAAAATAGATATCCGCTTCGCTATCGTGCTCCCAACTCAAAGTTGCTTCATAAGCACTTATATTTTCAGCCGTAAAATTAGCAACCCGGGCCGGGGCGTGCTTAGAGTAATTGATGGCAGATTCCAGGGCACAAACCAGTGCAGGAATATTCTCATCAACACTTTGGGACATATTAACCAGGTAATCCGGGATGTTTCGTGTACCTACCTCCACAACGGTGGCAAGAATTCCTTTATTATAATAATACTCACGACCACTGCCGTTGATTAGATTAAAAGGAGGCTTGCCCCGGTGAATACCATACTGACGCCCGGTTACCTTGCGAATTTCACTGGCCATGTTAGCACACAGCATATTAAGGTCTGCGCCTTCTATCTCTTCCTCATGATTGAATTTATGGGCAGGGAAGAAAACATTACCCTGGGAGTGATAGTCAAGGGCTATGGTGATATTGGCATGACTATCAGCAAAATCTTTGATTGCCCGGGTCTCTGGCTCTGAAAAGGCCTCGGGTCCCCCATAAATATTGGAGCTGGTATCTGCTCCTTTCTTGAAACGAACGGAGAAGTTACGGTTAAGGTCTACACCGAAGGTGCCATCGCCATTATCCCTGCGATTTTTCCTCCAGAACGAGAAATGCCGCCTTGAATACTCAAACCCGTCAGGGTTCAGACAGGGAACCATATACAACGTATTACGGGTCAGGGCGCTTAAAAGCCTGGGATTAGTCTTATAATTTTCAATGATATATTTAACAAATTTGTTGGCTAATTCGATGCCGATCCACTCTCGGGCATGGATTGTGCCTGTATACAGAAGGGCTGGCTTTTCATCAGCATAGGCGACATCCTGGGACAGGATCACCATCATTATCGGGCGACCTTCCCACGTCTCCCCAATACTTTGCAGACGAATCAGATTGGGGTGTTCCCCCATGGCGTGTTTCAGGAAGTCGATGGTTTCCTGATAAGAAATATATTGTTGTTTCATAGGGCCTAATGCTTGTATTTATCAGGTATCCGTTAACCCTGTTACAGACACTACACCATCCATGGTGGAAAAATCCACTTACCGGCTATAAGTTTCCAGGGGCTCGTAAAGCAGTCATACGCATTGAAAGATGTACTAAGGGCTGTTGACGTTTGATCGTGAGCTCAGTGGCTCGTAAAGCGGTTTTCCGCAATACCCAATGGGGCACACCGGGCGGACTGGTGCAGGCATAGTTATTCTACGTCAAGCCAGTCCAACGCAGTCGGAAAGCCGCTTTACGAGCCACCCGAAGGGCCAAAACCAGCGATTCCATGCCGTCGTTGCAGTAGCTTGAAAGACGTGAGTCTTCCTGCGCTACTGCGTCTAGCCACGAAACCGCTGGTTTTGGCTGAGCACACGAGCAAACGTCAACAGCCCCTAGCCTACCCCGCCCCAATTGCCCAGACAAACTTCCAGGAAGTGTTGAGTCCATCATAATGAACATCAACACAACTGGCCAGAAGCCGGTAACTGAACCTCCTTGTTAACAGGCTTTCAGATGAGTTTCCCAACACTCCATAATGTTGGATAATCTTTTCGCCTTGATGTTTTTGACCTCTGTCAGCTTTTCCGGATTATTCTGGAGAGCATCAAGAACCCCAGCCAGGCCCAAAGTTTCAATGATCAGTTTGGCCAGGTTTTTACTGACTCCCCTGGCACCTGCCAATAAATCCACCATCAAACTCTCTGAAAACTGAGGTTTCACTGGCTCCTGAATCTCAGGCTTTGATATTTTTTTTTTAAGCTCAACGTTCTGATGCACCTGATGTACCGGTGCGTAAGCTTCTTCAATACCTGTATCCACCGCTTGCTGGCTAAGCAGCCTGGCACTGGCCATAAGCTCGGCTACAACAGCGTCGATACCTCCCCGGGCAACCAGGGATGCATAGTTATCCTGGCGGTTCCAGATTTCACTGGGCCATTCTTCCTGGTGACGATCCCGGGTATCCAGAATCGGATAACCTTCCGGAGTCATCTGATGGAAGGTTTCACAGGTATCCGTCATAGGTCGGGTATCATGGCTCTGGGCAAAGGTAATATTGCGCATGGTTCTCAGCACAGACGATGAAATCTTGCCCAGTTCTTCCCAGTTGTACATGGGGATATGGGGACAGGGCATCCTGCCAGCAGAAAGTTTCCACATCAGGTATTGCCCAATCCAGTCACGGATATAGGGGAATGCGGCAAAGGCTGTGGCGCACTCAAGAATCCGGTATTCATCATCATGGCTGACCGCAATATCACAGGCCCAGTACTCGGCATTAGCCGCTTTCGATGCCCTGACGGCAACCTCCAGAGCTTCTTCAGGCACATTCATATAGTCCATGCTGCCACCCTGTGAGGTATTGGTGAGCCATTCCCCTTCAGGGGGGCGACGCCAGAAAGCACACACAGGCTTATGACCGATCAACATGACCCGAATATCCGCCTTCATAGGCACAAAGTCCTGCAGGTAAACCGGGTAGTAACGCTTCTCAGCCAGCAACTCCAGCGCTTCAGCTTCACTATCTACCTTATGGACATAATAACCGCCATAATTAGATGGGCCGTAGGAACGCTTAATAATCTTTGGATAGGTAGCTGCCCTCAGAAATGTCCTGGCTTCATCCTTTTCATAGAAAATATGGGTCTTGGGAATGGGTAACCGATATTTTTCACAGAAATGGGTTACATTCTCCTTGGACTTATTGGAAAACTGGGTGTCCATGGATGGAATAAACTGCACATGGGGTAACTCCCTGGCAATATCCCTGAAGCATTCATAGGCAGTGGCAGGAATATTACCAATCAGTACATCAATATTCTTACTCTTCACTTCTTCAATGAAGCGCTGCTTATCATTACCCCAGTGATAGACAACGGTTTCAATCTTATTGGGCCAACCCTTAAAATTGGACTTATCAAAAAAACGCAATACATGATCAAGATACAGCATCCCAATAGTGGGCAGCTTTCCATTCACAGATGGCGCACCATTAGCAGACAGCATATCCAGACTCCTTCACTTCAGCAGGTGCATCATAGAGCTTCTTCACAGTCACTTTTCTTTCGATAAGATCAGCAATTTTTTCAATCTTCTTATCATTGAAATCGAGACCAAACTCTTCCTGTTCAGGGGTAGCAAATGCAGGGATACCATTTACTTCCAGAACAACATATTCTTCCCGTTCCTGATCATAGATCAGGTCAACACCGGCAATTTCCAGTCCGGTCACTTTTGCTGCCTTGATGGCAAGGGCCACCACTTCATCATTAGGCTCGCGCTTGATCACACTACCACCGCTGGTGATATTGGTTTTCCAGTCATCTTTTGGTGCCTTGCGGCCATAACAACCCACAAAATCACCGTCCACAATATCAATACGGTAGTCGCTATGGTCATTTTTAACATAGCGTTCAACAAAGAAGTGCTGTACTGCCAGCTGGTTAATGAAAGGCTGAAGCATATCCAGGGCTCCTTCATTTTCAAGTCTGACAATACCAGTACCACCCCAACCATCAGTGGGTTTATAAACGGCCCTGCCTCCCCAGTTTGCCATACTGGCGCGCAGTGCATCCAAGTTATTATGGCGACACAGGCAATAGTCAGGCGTATTGATACCGTGGCGGCGAAGCAAATGTGAGGTTTTGAATTTATCTTCCGTCAATGCAAAAGACTGAAAATTATTGATAACCGGGATCTCCCGATCCAGCATCTCGTACAGGTACATCTGATACTGAGTCTGCTGGCCCGCATTGTATGAAAAGAACAGATCCAGGTCTTCCATTACAACGCCATTGCAGACTATCGAGCCCTCATGAGCCATCGCTTGAGCCAGATTCAATCCGGAAATAGCCCCTATATCCCTCTCTCTCAAACGGTCAATAAGCTTTCGTTGGATGGCATCACCCCCACCATTCTGGTACAACCAGAGTCCAACGGTGTACTTAGACATGATCAGTTCCTGTAATAATGCTTTATATATTAATGTAGATATTGACGACAACTGTTTGATGCCAGAAGGAATCATTGTTAAGCCTGCTTTCAACTTTCTTGAAGCGTTCTTTATTTACGCTCCTAGGGGCTGTTGATGTTTTATCGCGAGCTCAGTGGTTCGTAAAGCGGCCTTACGCAAGGCGAACTGGTGCAGCGCGTAGTTATTCTACGTCAAGCCAGTTTAACGCAGTCGGAAGGCCGCTTTACGAGCCACCCGGAGGGCCAAAGCCAGCACTTCCGTGCCGTCGTTGCAGCAGCTTGAAAGGCATGAGCATTCCTGCGCTGCTACGCCTAGCCACGAAAACGCTGGCTTTGGCTGAGCACGCGATAAAACATCAACAGCCCCTAATACTGAAAACACCCCCACAAAAACCAATGGAAATCCCTCAGGGCAATTTGTGATATGCCTTATCAAGTCAGGCAAATATACCTAGTTGGCAAATAATTGTTAACCGGACGACCCACTAAACTATAAAACAGTGATACAAATCAATTTTTACTTAAACTGGGTAACCCATTTACACTTATACAGTGTAGTATTTGCACCATCAGAAAAATGCCGGAACCCCTCAATTCAACCTGTTCCGGTGCGTATAAACCCCAAAAAATGAACTAAAAAAGTGGACTTTAAAGAACTCGCCTCAATTATTGAGCTGAACTCTCACACCAATAATAAAGCCGGTGTTGATGAGAATGGACGAATTTTTGCTCAATGGATGGAAGAACTGGGCTATGAAAACCAACGTCATGCCAGAGGGCATATCGGTGACCATCTGCACTTTATTTCGCCCAAACGCAATGGTAGGAAACTGTTGTTACTGGGACACCTGGATACCGTGTTTCCTGAAAATACCTTCGAAAAATTTAGCGAAGACCAGAACTGGATCTATGGGCCTGGTGTTTGTGATATGAAAGGGGGAAACTATGTGGCCCTGAGTGCATTACGAGCTATCTATAAAAAACAGGGTAGTATTCACAATATCGATATGCTGCTGGTAAGTGATGAAGAAACCGGCAGTGATGACAGTAAGTTTCTAACCACTGAAGTAGCTAAAAACTATGATGCTTGTCTGGTGTTCGAAGCAGCGGGCATTAACAATGAAGTAGTAACCGCTCGCAAAGGTGTTGCAACAGTCTATATTGATTATCAGGGCAAGGCTGCCCATGCTGGCAATAAATATACTGAAGGCTGTAATGCCAATCTCGCCGCCGCTAAAGCCCTGATTGCCCTGACAGCACTAACAAACCTTGAAAAGGGCACCACGGTGAACGCCGGTAAAATGTCTGGCGGCATTGGTGCCAATACCATCTCTCCTAAAGCACAGCTGGCCGTTGAATTCCGCTTTACCTGTGCCCCTGAACGAGATCGGGTACTGGCAGCCATTGATCATTTAGTGGCTAACCCCGGGGTTGAAGGTGTAACCGCAGCCATGAGTGGCGGAGTCCAACGGGATGTGATGGAAAGCACTGAACAGCAGCAGGCTTTGCTAAAAGAAATCGAAAGCATTCTGGGTTATGCTCTGCCCACTGAAAAAAGGGGCGGTGTCAGCGATGCCAATACTGCTTCCTCCGTAGGCATACCCACCCTTGATGGCTTTGGCCCTTTCGGTGATGGCGATCACACCGTCCACGAGAGAGCCTGTAAAGCCAGCTTTGAAAAGCGCATTAATGAGGTAACCCGCATTCTCAGTCACTTTAGCCAAAATTAAAACCGTTTAACCCGGTGATATAGAGACGTTTCTCTTTTTTCACCACGGAGACACAAAGACACAGAGAAAAGCGTTTTTTTTATCCTTTTTGCTCCTGATAAGGGACAAAACAAGAAAACTTTGTGCCTCTGTGTCTTTGTGGTTAAAACAAAGCATACTTTTGCGACAGCCTCAGGACGCTGGGAACGAGGTAACACTGGTAACAAGCTAAATTAACATTTAATACTCGATAACCCTTTATCTAAATCCTTTTTAATATCTTCAATATTTTCCAGGCCTACAGCGATCCTGATCAGATTCTCCGTAATTCCGGTACGGTCTTTATCTTCTTCTGAAAGACGACAATGAGTTGTTGTTGCCGGATGAGTGATGGTAGAACGGGTATCACCAAGGTTAGCAGTACGAGAGATGAACTTAACCTGATCTATCACCTTCCAGGCTTGTTCACGGCCACCTTTTACCTGAAATGACAGGACACCGCCAAAACCCTGCTGTTGTCGAAGCGCCAGTTCATGCCCGGGATGATCTTGTAACCCCGGATAATGAACCTTTTCAATAACGGACTGCCCTTGTAACCATTCAGCCAGTTCAACAGTGCCCCGACAGTGAGCCTCCATTCTTAAGGATAAGGTTTCCAGCCCCTTATTAAAGACCCAGGCATTAAATGGACTGATACAGGCCCCTGCTGCCCTTTGCCATAACTGCAGTTCGTTAATCTGCTCTTCCCTGCCCACTGCAATCCCCCCCAAACAACGACCCTGGCCATCTATATATTTAGTGGCTGAATGCACCACAATATCAGCTCCCAGGGTTAAGGGTTGCTGCAATGCAGGTGTACAAAAACAGTTATCAACCACCAGCAATGCCCCAAAATTATGGGCCAGAGCTGCCAGCGCCTGTATATCGGCAATATCACCTAAAGGGTTTGAAGGGGTTTCCAGAAACAACATTTTCGTTTCCGGTCGAATGGCTTCCCGCCACTGGCGATAATCAGTGAGATCAACAAAACTGGTTTCTATGCCAAGGCGAGCCAGGTACTTGGCAAAAATAGTCACCGTAGTGCCAAAGACACTGCGGGAACAAATTACATGGTCTCCTGACTGCAGTAACGCCATACAGGTCCCAAGAATGGCCGCCATTCCTGATGAGGTAGCACAGCCCGCTTCCCCGCCCTCCAGGGCTGCCATTCTCTGCTCAAACAGGATTACGGAAGGATTGGTATAACGGGAATAGACATTACCGGGTTCATCACCGGCAAAAACCGCTTGAGCCTGGGCCGCACTGTCATAGACATAACTGGACGTTAAATAGAGTGCTTCACTGTGTTCTCCTTCACCACTGCGAATACAACCGGTTCGAATCGCCCGGGTTGCAAAGGCCCATTCATCAGTTTCGTGAGAATTTTCAGGCTGGAGAGGGTTATTTAAAGGCAAGTGATCTGATGTTGTTTTTTTTATTCTTTTATACTTCATCTGACTTATATCCTGAATAACGGGTATAAGTACTTACCCTAGCGGACTTTATAGCTAAATCATAGACGGGTTAATGGTTAATTCATCTTCTTCCCAACATCCCGAGGATGTCGCGAGAGTCTCAGCGCAATGCCCTATTTTTTTCGAACCACAAAGGACACTAGCAGTATGTCGGACTGAGGTCACTTTAAGTGACCTCAGTCCGACACGCTGCTAGGGGCTGTTGAAATGATACGCTAAGCCATTTCATCCTCATTATGCAAGTCAATCAAAGAGGCTCCATGCTCCCCTTCCCCGGGCTTTCTATTACGATTTTTTGCCAGTTTCTTCAGGTATTTTTGATCAATATGGCCAGCAACATATTCCCCATCAAACACTGAGCACTCAAAATCAGTAATCTCGGGTTGAAGAGAGGATACCGCCTTTTTCAGGTCATCCAGGGTCTGATAGATCAGGCGGTCAGCACCGATTAACGCCTCTACCTCATCCTCTGAACGACCATAGGCAATCAGTTCTTCACTGGTGGGCATATCAATGCCATAGACATTGGGATAGCGAATGGCAGGTGCTGCGGAGCAGAAATAAACCTTTTTAGCCCCCGCTTCACGGGCCATTTCAATAATCTGCTGGGAAGTGGTGCCCCGAACGACAGAATCATCCACCAGCAAGACATTTTTTCCTGCAAATTCCTGGCTGATGGCATTCAGCTTCTGCTTTACTGATTTCTTGCGAACCGCCTGTCCTGGCATGATAAAGGTGCGGCCAATATAGCGATTCTTTACAAAACCCTCCCGATAGGGCAACCCCAATCGAGTCGCCAGTTCCAGCGCTGAATTTCTGCTGGTGTCCGGAATCGGCATTACCACATCAATATCATGGTCAGACCAGTCACGAAGAATCTTATTAGCCAGGGTTTGCCCCATACGCAGCCGGGATTGATAAACGGAAATACCATCAATAATGGAATCAGGACGGGCAAGGTAGACGTATTCAAACATACAGGGACGTTTGATGCCTGGCACGCACTGATGGGTAAACAGCTGGCCTTTTTCATCAATATAAATGGCCTCCCCCGGCTCAACGTCCCGCACCCGTTCATAACCCAGGGCATCCAGCGCTACCGATTCAGAGGCAACCATATACTCCGTGCGCTTGCCTGCCTTGCGCTTACCATAGACCAGTGGCCGAATACCATAAGGATCCCGGAAACCCACCAGGCCATGACCATTGATCAGGGCAATCACGGCATAGCCTCCCTCACACCGCTCATAAACCCGGGTCAATGCCTGAAATACGTCATTGGCTTCGAGCTCATGGCGATTTCCCTTGGAAATCTCATGGGCAAACACATTCAGCAGGATTTCAGAGTCAGACTGGGTATTAATATGGCGCAAATCACTGGTAAACAGGGATTCTTTAATGGACTCTGCATTGGTTAGATTGCCATTATGGGCCAGGGCTATACCGTAAGGGGAATTAACATAAAAAGGCTGGGCCTCTGCCGAACTGGATGATCCTGCCGTTGGATAACGGACATGGGCGATTCCTGTATTACCATGCAACCGGGTCATATGGCGGGTACGAAAAACATCCTTGACCAGCCCATTGTCCTTACGCAGAAAAAAACGGTTATCCTTATTGGTTACCATCCCTGCCGCGTCCTGTCCCCGATGCTGAAGCACGGTCAGTGCATCGAACAACAGCTGGTTGACATTGACTGCTGCCGAAATACCGACAATTCCACACATGAAAAAACTTCCTCAGGCTTGATCAGCAAAAATAATGCCACTCCCTTGCCTGAATCAGGCAAGGGAGTGACTGTAGTACCGAAACAACAAGGGTTCAATCCTGACAGGTGAGACCATTGAATTCCGGTTTTTAAGGCCACTTCCAAGACTGCCACTGGAAACCATCAGATCGCTACTGCCAGCCATGGGTGGCCACAGCTGTGTATTGCCTGTTTGCAGTGCTGTTCTAACGGTATATTCTCCAAGGATGTTAGGGGCTGTTACACCGAGCCAGAAAAATGCACTTCCTCCAATAAAGGCCCGACAAAATGCATGGCGGTTTCCTTGGACCAGTCTGCCAGCATCAAAAAGTGCGGCAATAGTACCGAATTTTTCCAGGCACTGTCTTGCTCCAAAGGCGCAAAAGTCATTATTCCCACCAGGACAACCACCACCAGACAACCCCGAAGCCCGCCAAATACCATCCCCAGAAGGCGGTCGGTGCCAGACAGGCCCGTTGCCTGTACCAGCTCGGAAACAATCCGATTAACCAGTGCCCCCACCAGTAATGTGGCAACAAATAGCATGGCGCAGGCAGCCATCACTTGAACGGAAGGGGTTTCAATATAGTCTTTTAGCCGGGCGGCCAAAGCTCCCCCAAAGGTCCAGGCTACGAAAAGAGCTGCCAGCCATGTTAATAAAGAAAGTACTTCCTTAAAAACCCCCCGTTTAAGGCTAAGCAGCGCTGAAATAGCTACAATTGCTGCAATAACCCAGTCAATCCAGGTAAAACTCACCATTCGATCCCTCTATCAATGACCTAACCCGGCTATTTTACCTGAACATCAAATAAAGAACCTCCCCGAGCCGGGCAAGTGGAAAATGGAAGGCAATCAATAAACATCACCTCCATTGACTATCAACCATTAACTGCTCTCTAGGAGCCTGTCGGACTTAAGTCTGTCCTACTGCGGTCGAAGCAAATTGGTCTAAAAATTCGCTTTTGCTCGGTAAATAGAACCACTATTCACCTCACAAAAGCGAATTTTTATCCTCAATTTTCTACGATCCTCGCTACGGACGCTTAAGTCCGACAGGCTCCTAGTCAGCCCAATCAAGCAGCCCTACCACATGTTCATGATCATCTACAGCAATCAGGCACTTAACA encodes:
- a CDS encoding M14 family zinc carboxypeptidase; this translates as MKQQYISYQETIDFLKHAMGEHPNLIRLQSIGETWEGRPIMMVILSQDVAYADEKPALLYTGTIHAREWIGIELANKFVKYIIENYKTNPRLLSALTRNTLYMVPCLNPDGFEYSRRHFSFWRKNRRDNGDGTFGVDLNRNFSVRFKKGADTSSNIYGGPEAFSEPETRAIKDFADSHANITIALDYHSQGNVFFPAHKFNHEEEIEGADLNMLCANMASEIRKVTGRQYGIHRGKPPFNLINGSGREYYYNKGILATVVEVGTRNIPDYLVNMSQSVDENIPALVCALESAINYSKHAPARVANFTAENISAYEATLSWEHDSEADIYFEIYRSEQAKSPCSEDSRIAITRSTTYSDVQLKSGQRYFYHIRAVDRVTGIKSPFAPVLKFRTTLSHDEFLHTIFPAKRDVGYVGEKTGALNTGHFGYNSLFVGVNRNKGCCYGVIAFNLDHFPVDTKIKKAAFSLYPMNRVNAKIEKYGEWSISILDASEINDITSYDQIANATVVQTLGDAIESDRLTQGIWSEWLFTEVERRIMQKQIDRGRVIFRVEGPDHLPLGHDSQMMQFDIGYGRFGGGIHYRPNLEIIYTRSSQQLNLEPSAIHTINRKDVLPGKLKSGFDKKGEKVYGHLCFNLETLPDPERTVITSAYVQLRAKNQLKTQKDIRFTIELAELEELDYHSVQSRQQIEYVGYEVSNAQLRENASHNFMFDSYCRAILEELHGQDKPVYLVVRPTTPSKESSAIIDWHGEGDAYQAQLVIKYIERRKQALLPPTDLSAVIDKDKVKLTWKNPEDADFVGCYVVRNRFHPPRSPLDGVKLYGGPDEYTYDDFGNPNIPKYYSVFSYDDVPNHSVPSTLMFSIDEVVPLVEDEFPETQEEEEERLRKEGTLATDKAV
- a CDS encoding NADAR domain-containing protein; this translates as MPDHGNLPGAYPLSLPPNAVGYSEPVDIHTAKARYGRFYVAPAAPFGTRQWLQPCHFFAQPLAGYSVSNILIPRQIFGVTIQPAPCFMMPQMLFGQGYPCWSRPLAIPLPLTIPFPYMPWAASPAYFPGPYQLHSALIPAIHQNTPETEQAYKVNPYPAKQPTPDQPSQPGYPGNKPAKGELPPDKPSGHIKTTLLGPGRHSSFSDIYIKDKSGTAPITSVNAGDPGLYVGRGTINAAFGKILHRPDEYQQLHHHLLRHSNIGDVTHFDEPGHTSTVQFCTVLKDDQSGQGKRDGTIIVDLFNDRHCPFGNTHNRSMTYVVPPERSDYETDQAFLAAVEQTAANMIRAVDSCNHRIAGDHRPGLVTPILRVCGFSSGAFAGQVPAKTIAAAIQRGIDRQIKAPGYHHTIRKIEFENGSSQLFKGQQTEPPQPPHPEKVKPKADVKPKKHHSALQAQNQQFIDFFSGTGKINGHSLNDILKASDGFLEGKHNYIQALFPNFEEGQAPAPLLNAQLIQLLTSDSYKPHLKTYIDDVLVKKMLPFWGIEQANLDKSKMVTDFEQCRWQVKDYKKAGKWIGAFDHNHNRISRVLIFLEALGYDHYAQRLSKFLQNERINNGYTENQYWNKPYGEPASHTAPQKKPAPAGKNFKLPPIPPVKGNFQPKQAQKAERHESRDTQKIKKIYASKKPCSTSCELEVWKNTGGAGTAAYLLETDPSFDLAKGHKVGTVVAANHGLPLGSLSASDKLHHTVTENDLTKKTQEEAVAANWLVTSCGVHRGKQETLFKKTVCKQWGLKIPPGQGKTDTKTIQKIDYTQSTNPEDYSDSWVVEDACLSANAKHHLIQGTECSTNLIFSAGPNANQGAGKSDGSMQRTLNKKSIDNYPHFRKCVECTLRAALDAAAASGSSHVLMAKISCGVYAQPKFQQQIEQDLQQIINDVLDEPVGPNQRKRRSYFVKVVVSDIDKKPPKQTQTKVTDYTYYLNTYPYSKYKDQGFCFYHSDAPNYVLANFSRAPVQIDGYTWATTEHYFQASKFHEGSEPWLHILNSTEPGEALEYANKEENSKYWKYSYADWNKIKDKVMLKALRAKVQQVPAARKALIKSGNQPIFETSPHDSYWGTKPEDGKDGQNRLGALWMQVRDEMLAGLL